ATGGTTTGCGTTTTATGAGTGAATGCAATGAAAAAAATCGTTTGCCGTGAGGCCGACGCGGGCTGTCCCGTTCAGAGGGAGCGCAGCACGGCGCGGACCGGGCTTGCGTCGAGCCGCATGAACTTCAGCGGCAACGCAATGAGTTCGTAATCGGCCGGGAGAATCGCGTCGAGCACCAGCCCTTCGAGAATGGCCATGCGATGCGCGCGAATGCGGTGGTGCGCGTCCATCGTCTTGCTTTCCTGCGGATCGAGCGACGGCGTGTCGATGCCCACCAGCTTCACGCCATGCGACGCGAGCAGATCGATAGTCTCTGGCGCTACCGCGCAAAACGCGCTATCCCAACGAGCCAACGGCGCCCGCTCATACGTGCGCAACAGCACACGCGGCGGCACATCGCTCAGGTGCGGCGCCACCATCTCGGGGGTGACGACCGGAGAGGCGCCAAGACAATGAATCACCCGGCACGGTCCCAGATACGTATCCAGCGAGACCTCGCCAATGAAGGCGCCATCGTCGTCGTAATGACGCGGGGCATCCGCATGAGCCCCCGTGTGAGGCGACAACGTGATGCGCCCGACATTGACCGGACAACCCGGCCCGATCTGCCAAACCGCTTCTTCCGAGAACGGTGTGTCACCTGGCCAGACGGGCGTGTTGCTGGAGAGTGGGGCGCTGATATCCCAAACGCGGCGCTCGTTGCGCGCGTCGGCTGGGTGATGGCTGGGTGCGGTCATGGACGTGCGCATTAGCGGGAATCGATATGCGCATCTTAGAAGAATTCGCGTTGCAAGTGCTTGCGTATTCGCCGATCGCGATCCGTGAAATTGATAGTGGAAATGCGATTTTTGTGAATTGTCGATAGAAAATTCGACAATATGGCAAAGGGGTCGAATTTTTGACGATTCGACGCGCGACGTGATTCGTGTTTTCGGACACGTCCGTGCGCGAAGCGGAAACGGCCTAACGAGGGAGTTGGGTTCCCTGCGCCATCTCGTCGATCAGGCGGCGCAACGTGTCTTTGAGGAGGGTGGATTGTTCGGCACCGAAGCGCGCGAGCACCCCGGCTTCGTGCCGGCGTGCGCTGGCGAGCAACGGCGCCACGCGTTCGCGGCCCGCGTCGGTGAGCGAGACAAGCGACTGGCGGCGATCCGTTGTGCTCTCGCCGCGCACGACGTCGCCGGTCGCTTCCAGCCGGTCGACAACCTTGGTGAGCGTCGGCTGCTTGGCAAGCACGATGTCGGCGAGTTGATTGATGGTGCGCGCCCTGCCATCGGAAAGCGTGGCAAGGACTCGCCACTCAGACACACCGAGGCCCGCTGCTGCCACTTCGCGATGAAACTCATCGGAGACCAGCGTGCTCGCACGAGCGAGCAGATACGCCAGATAGTCGTCGACGAACGGCGCTCCGGCGGCTGACATGGGACTTTAACCGAGAGATTGCGGCTTGTGGAAGCCGCCGGCGTGGAAGATCAGCGGCATGCGATCGGCAACGTTCGCATGAACGCCGCAACGCTCGACCTCGCCGACGAAGATGACGTGGTCGCCTTCGTCATAACGGCTGCGGTTATGACACTCAAACCAGGCCAGCGCCCCGTCCAGCACCGGGGTGCCCGACGCCGACAACGTATAAGGTACGCCCGCAAAACGGTCACCCTTCACCGTGGCGAATCGCTTGCAGATGTCAAGCTGATCGGCCGCCAGTACATTCACGGCATAGTGGGAGTTTTCGCGGAAGACGGGCATGCTGCCCGCGCGCGTGGCGAGACTCCACAAGATGAGCGGCGGCGTGAGCGACACCGAGTTGAACGAACTGGCGGTAATACCGATGAGCGAACCGTCGTCGGCGCGCGTGGTGATGACTGTCACCCCGGTCGCAAACTGACCGAGCGCATGACGAAAGGCTGCGCTGTCGAAATCTGGCACTGCGGCGCGTTTGGCGTTCACTGTCCCTGCACTCCCGTCCGGCTAATTTGATCGGGTTGATTTGTATGAATATTCATATACTATGGCACGAACAACAGATCGACAAGACGCATGACGGCCAGCAGCGTGCCACGGGGCGAAGCAGCCCCCGGCGGGCGAGAGGGTCAGACGCTCAGGAGACGATATGCTGATCGAGCGAATCGAGCATAAGTGGATCGAGGTATTTGCCGAGACCTTGCGGCGCTGCGACATACGACCCGGTGATGTGGTGGCGATTGTAGCCGAAACGCAATCCCGGCCTGTCAACGTGGAATTAGCACAGCTTGCGGCGGAATCGCTTGGCGCCAAGCCTTTCCGGCTGATTGTGCCGAGTCCGCGCGTGAGTGCCCCGGTGCCGGTGCGCTCGACGGGCGCCAGCGACGCACTGGGGCAACTGGCCCCGGTCGTGGCGGCGCTACGGGCCGCAACGCTGGTCGTCGACTGCACCGTAGAAGGGTTGCTGCATGCGCCCGAACTGCCCGACATTCTGGGCGGCGGCGCGCGCGTGTTGATGGTCTCCAACGAACATCCCGAAATTCTGGAACGCTGCGCAACCGACCCGGCGCTCGAGCCGAAGGTGCGTGCGGCGATCAAGCGTTTGCGCGGTTCGGCACAAATGCATGTCACCTCCGCCGCTGGCACCGATCTGCGCATCGGGCTGCGTGACGCGCGCGTGGGCGGTGTCTGGGGTTGGTGCGCCAAACCGGGACAGGTGGCCCACTGGCCGGGCGGTCTGGCGTTGGCGTTCCCCGCTGCGCACAGTGTGAACGGCCGACTCGTGCTCGCGCCGGGGGACATCAATCTGACGTTCAAACAATACCTGCGCGATCGTATCGAACTCACGGTCGAGGACGACTATGTCGTCGCTATCGACGGTGAAGGCGTCGACGTCGATCTCATGCGCGAGTACTTCGCGGCGTGGGGCGATCGCGAAGCCTACGCCGTCTCGCACGTTGGCTTCGGTCTGAACCCGCGTGCGCGTTGGGATGCACTCGCCTGCTACGACAAGCGCGATTGCAACGGTACGGAGCAGCGCGCGTTCGCGGGCAATTTCCTGTATTCGACGGGCGCGAACGAAGTGGCGGGACGTCACACGCTCGGTCACTTCGACTTGCCATTGCGCCGTTGCACCATCGCGCTCGATGGCGATGTGGTCGTGCGCGATGGTCAACTGCAAGGCGAGTTCGCATCATGACGCTTCCCGTACCCGCCTGTCGCATGGCGGGCGACGGCCCGCTCACGCTGGTGCTGCTGCACGGCATTGGTGGCAACCAGCATGTCTGGCCCGCGCAATTCGAGACTTTCGTGACGGCGGGCTATCGCGTGGTGGCCTGGGACATGCCCGGTTACGGCGAGAGCGCCATGCCTGCCGAGCCGACCATGGCGTCGCTGGCCGACAGTCTGCGGGCGCTGCTCGACGCATTGGGGCCATCGCGCTCGTCGCGATTCGTGCTCGTCGGTCACAGCATGGGTGGCATGGTCGCGCAGGAGCTGATGGCGCGCGGCGAGCCGTTCACGCGCGATATCGCGGCGCTCGTGTTGTGCGGCACGTCCCCCGCATTCGGCAAGCCGGATGGCGACTTTCAACGTGAATTCGTGCGTCAGCGCACTGCGCCGTTAGACGCCGGTAAAACGCTGCGCGAGATGGCGCAAGCGATCGTGCCGGGCATGCTCGGTGAGCCGGATGCCGCCACGCGTGCGAGTGCGCAGGCGCTGGCCGTCGACGCGATGGGCGCGCTCACGCCCGACGCATACCGCGCCGCGCTGCAAGCGCTCGTGGGCTTCGAGCAACGTGCTGCGCTTGCACGTCTCGCCGTGCCGGTGTTGCTGATCGCCGGCGAGCACGACACCAATGCGCCACCGAGAGTCATGGCGCGCATGGCCGAGTCCATTGCACAGGCGCGCTATGTCTGCCTGCCCGGCGCCGGACACCTCATGAATCTGACGCACCCGGCGGCCTTCGACGCCGAGGTGCGCGCTTTCCTCGCAACACTCTAGGAGACTACCGTGGCCTATCAGCCCCCTTCGATCGTCGGCGAGCATTACCCGTTCACGGACAAGCAACGGCGTTTGCTGGCGCTGGCCGAACAGGTGGGGCGCGAGTCGCTCGCGCCACGCGCCGCCCGCTGGGATCGTGAAGCGTCGTTCCCGTTCGAGAACTACGACGACATGCGCGCCGCCGGCTTGCTGAAGTTGTGCATTCCCGAATCGGACGGTGGCCTGGGCGCCGATTTCGCCACGTACATGATGGTCTCCGCCGAGCTGGGCCGCCACTGCGGTGCTACGGCGCTCACATTCAATATGCATACGTGCTCGATGATGTGGACGGGCATTCTTGCCGACGATCTCGACATGACTCCCGAGCAACGCACTGAGCATGCGGGCTATCGAAAGCATCACTTCTCGCGCGTCATTCAGGACGGCGCGATCTACGCGCAGCCGTTCTCCGAGGGCAGTGCGGCGGCGGCGGGCAAGGCACCGTTCGGTACGACCGCGACGAAGGTGGAGGGGGGCTGGAAGATCAACGGTCGCAAGATCTTTGCATCGCTCTCGGGCGCGGCGAACTACTACGGCGTGCTGTGCACCGAAGACAAGCCCGAGTTGTCGATGAAGGACACGTTCTACATCGCCGTGCCGGGCGACGCGCCGGGCGTGACCGTCACCGGCGACTGGGACCCGCTGGGCATGCGCGGTACGGTGTCGCGCACGTTGCTCTTCAAAGACGTGTTCGTTCCCGACGAACTGCAATTGATGCCGCGTGGCGTCTACTATCAGGCCGCCAGCCGCTGGCCACACATGTTCATGACGCTCGCCCCGACGTATATGGGGATCGCGCAGGCCGCCTACGATTTCACGGTGCGCTATCTGCGTGGCGAAGCCGACGGCATGGGCGCACCGGTCAAGCGTCGTATGTATCCGACCAAGCAGATTGCCGTTGCACAAATGCACATCATGCTTGAGCAAACGCGCGCGCTGTTTTTGCGCGCCTTGCAGGACGGTCGTGCAGATCCAGGCAAGGAGGCGCGTCTGCGGGCGTATGCAGCGCAGTACACGATCATGGAGAATGCGAACGAGTTGTGCCGTCTCGCCATCCGCACCTGCGGCGGGCAGTCGATGCTCAAGACGTTGCCGCTCGAACGTATGTATCGCGATTCGCGTTGCGGCGCGCTGATGCTGCCGTGGACTGCGGAATTGTGCCTCGACCGTATTGGCCGCGAGGCGCTCTACGAACCGGGCGAGCGCGACGAGTAGAAACAAGGTAAGCGACGTGAGTGGCACGCGGGCCCCGGTTCGCTGGACTCATGCGTTGTCGTCTCTCTTGTCACGGAGAACAAGTTGACGCCTTTTGTAGAAGCGCTTGCCCGTCATGCACGCGCCACGCCTGAGCGGCTGGCATTGCGTTGTGGCATTGGCGATGAATCGGAGCGGACCGACTACGCTGCGTTGTGGCGACGCGTCGAGCGGGTGGGGGGGCATTTGCGCAGCACCTGGCGCATCGCACCGGGCGATCGCGTCGCCTGTCTCGGTCTGAATGACGAGTTGCAACTGGCGCTGCTGTTTGCCTGCGCCCGTGCCGGCGCCATTTTCCTGCCGCTCAATTTCCGTCTAGCCGTTCCCGAACTGGCCGCGATCGTGCGCCATGCGGGCGTGCGTGTGCTGTGGTTCGACGCTGTGCATCGCGACGCTGCGCGTCAGATCCGCGACTCGCTCGAACAGCACGCCATCACCGACCTGCCGCCGCCCGCCATTGCACCGATCGAAGGACTGATCGCGGTGCCGTCGACAAAACCCGTCGACTATCCCGATGTCGCTGCCGATGCGCCTGTACTGCTCGCCTATACGTCCGGCACGACGGGCGAACCCAAGGGCGCGCTGCATACGCAGGCCGGCTTGCTCGCCAATGCCGAAGCCAGTTGGTGGGCGCACGACATGCGTGCCGACGACCACATCCTGTCGACACTGCCGATGTTTCATGTCGGCGGCCTGTGTATTCAAACGCTGCCTGCGCTGTTGTGCGGGGCGAGCGTCACGCTGCATCCCCGTTTCGATCCGGCAGCGTGGCTGGCGGATGTCGCGAAGCACCGTCCGACGCTCTCTCTGATGGTGCCCGCGACGATGCGAGCGGTGCAACTGCATCCGGCGTGGTCGACGACTGATCTGTCGTCGCTGCGCGGCGTGATGGCCGGCTCCAGCGTTGTGCCGATGTCCGCCATCGATGCATTCCACGCGCGTGGCATTCCGCTCGGGCAGGTGTATGGCGCGACGGAAACCGGTCCGGTATCGATTGCGCTGCGCTTTGGCGAAGCGAAAGCGTATCCCGGTGCGGTGGGCCGTGCGTGCCCGGGCGTGGAAGTGCGGCTGACGGATGTGAGCGGGCAGGACGT
This window of the Pandoraea fibrosis genome carries:
- the kynB gene encoding arylformamidase, which encodes MTAPSHHPADARNERRVWDISAPLSSNTPVWPGDTPFSEEAVWQIGPGCPVNVGRITLSPHTGAHADAPRHYDDDGAFIGEVSLDTYLGPCRVIHCLGASPVVTPEMVAPHLSDVPPRVLLRTYERAPLARWDSAFCAVAPETIDLLASHGVKLVGIDTPSLDPQESKTMDAHHRIRAHRMAILEGLVLDAILPADYELIALPLKFMRLDASPVRAVLRSL
- a CDS encoding MarR family winged helix-turn-helix transcriptional regulator; this encodes MSAAGAPFVDDYLAYLLARASTLVSDEFHREVAAAGLGVSEWRVLATLSDGRARTINQLADIVLAKQPTLTKVVDRLEATGDVVRGESTTDRRQSLVSLTDAGRERVAPLLASARRHEAGVLARFGAEQSTLLKDTLRRLIDEMAQGTQLPR
- a CDS encoding flavin reductase family protein — protein: MNAKRAAVPDFDSAAFRHALGQFATGVTVITTRADDGSLIGITASSFNSVSLTPPLILWSLATRAGSMPVFRENSHYAVNVLAADQLDICKRFATVKGDRFAGVPYTLSASGTPVLDGALAWFECHNRSRYDEGDHVIFVGEVERCGVHANVADRMPLIFHAGGFHKPQSLG
- a CDS encoding M29 family metallopeptidase — encoded protein: MLIERIEHKWIEVFAETLRRCDIRPGDVVAIVAETQSRPVNVELAQLAAESLGAKPFRLIVPSPRVSAPVPVRSTGASDALGQLAPVVAALRAATLVVDCTVEGLLHAPELPDILGGGARVLMVSNEHPEILERCATDPALEPKVRAAIKRLRGSAQMHVTSAAGTDLRIGLRDARVGGVWGWCAKPGQVAHWPGGLALAFPAAHSVNGRLVLAPGDINLTFKQYLRDRIELTVEDDYVVAIDGEGVDVDLMREYFAAWGDREAYAVSHVGFGLNPRARWDALACYDKRDCNGTEQRAFAGNFLYSTGANEVAGRHTLGHFDLPLRRCTIALDGDVVVRDGQLQGEFAS
- a CDS encoding alpha/beta fold hydrolase produces the protein MTLPVPACRMAGDGPLTLVLLHGIGGNQHVWPAQFETFVTAGYRVVAWDMPGYGESAMPAEPTMASLADSLRALLDALGPSRSSRFVLVGHSMGGMVAQELMARGEPFTRDIAALVLCGTSPAFGKPDGDFQREFVRQRTAPLDAGKTLREMAQAIVPGMLGEPDAATRASAQALAVDAMGALTPDAYRAALQALVGFEQRAALARLAVPVLLIAGEHDTNAPPRVMARMAESIAQARYVCLPGAGHLMNLTHPAAFDAEVRAFLATL
- a CDS encoding acyl-CoA dehydrogenase family protein, with protein sequence MAYQPPSIVGEHYPFTDKQRRLLALAEQVGRESLAPRAARWDREASFPFENYDDMRAAGLLKLCIPESDGGLGADFATYMMVSAELGRHCGATALTFNMHTCSMMWTGILADDLDMTPEQRTEHAGYRKHHFSRVIQDGAIYAQPFSEGSAAAAGKAPFGTTATKVEGGWKINGRKIFASLSGAANYYGVLCTEDKPELSMKDTFYIAVPGDAPGVTVTGDWDPLGMRGTVSRTLLFKDVFVPDELQLMPRGVYYQAASRWPHMFMTLAPTYMGIAQAAYDFTVRYLRGEADGMGAPVKRRMYPTKQIAVAQMHIMLEQTRALFLRALQDGRADPGKEARLRAYAAQYTIMENANELCRLAIRTCGGQSMLKTLPLERMYRDSRCGALMLPWTAELCLDRIGREALYEPGERDE
- a CDS encoding class I adenylate-forming enzyme family protein; translated protein: MTPFVEALARHARATPERLALRCGIGDESERTDYAALWRRVERVGGHLRSTWRIAPGDRVACLGLNDELQLALLFACARAGAIFLPLNFRLAVPELAAIVRHAGVRVLWFDAVHRDAARQIRDSLEQHAITDLPPPAIAPIEGLIAVPSTKPVDYPDVAADAPVLLAYTSGTTGEPKGALHTQAGLLANAEASWWAHDMRADDHILSTLPMFHVGGLCIQTLPALLCGASVTLHPRFDPAAWLADVAKHRPTLSLMVPATMRAVQLHPAWSTTDLSSLRGVMAGSSVVPMSAIDAFHARGIPLGQVYGATETGPVSIALRFGEAKAYPGAVGRACPGVEVRLTDVSGQDVAAGEVGEILVRAPNVMREYWRAPGHASFEGGWFHSGDLARLREDGCFEVVGRSKDMIISGGENIYPAEIENALVDCPGVLEAAVVGVPDERWGEVPVAVIVPTPSAGATSQTVLDFLGERIARFKLPRRVVILDALPKSALGKVQKPILIGWLSATQELQTSTASR